In the Gasterosteus aculeatus chromosome X, fGasAcu3.hap1.1, whole genome shotgun sequence genome, one interval contains:
- the pgghg gene encoding protein-glucosylgalactosylhydroxylysine glucosidase: MTAFGKPDFQPNTMSYAEDPYIFSTDTLPSDRRFLPPLANGLLGWRVYDNIMHMGGVYNGEGGRCHRADVPCPLNVEVEMDGPAQHTYCLDTHTGIFTHSLSSARAKVSQSLYSHRYYTNLMVMEILLVREGTSEEPITVNLVSSFTPQSKDIVFDSCPDYKGGSHIQGKVATAEFPGGSCPTVHLIWTPKPPTLTLLPEQRQARWAFILVAANSLETAEANYDKGLDLIATGDLRPSHEKAWKELWLESTAEVVGSETLCKALIGCMFYLLSAFPSIHDTSSSFGGVSPGGLSNGGDGQDYWGHIFWDQDIWMYPGIALFYPKLARSVLEYRVGTIEGAKDNAQKQGFKGLKFPWESAVSGREVCPEDIYGQQEIHINGDVTLAFQHYLYLTEDVSMFAEGRGSEVIYGVADYWVSRASWNPEDKKYHLLGVMPPDEYYYNVDNSVYTNTVAKFSLQFAVDLADLLQHPAPEEWQEVAQNLKIPFEEETQYHPEFDGYVKGHPVKQADTVMLGYPLGLPMTPEIRRNDLEAYEPVTDPNGPAMTWGMFAIGWLELGEAEKAQHLLDKCYKNIQGPFQVWSESSDGSGAVNFLTGMGGFLQAVLFGYTGFRVQKECLAFSPLLPEGISELCIRGVNYLGSQMDWLLRKDEVCIVLREKASTKSCDLQLVLKASGTKIPLTPGKAVTFPRESGCVCKLASAYSCWPL; the protein is encoded by the exons ATGACTGCGTTTGGGAAACCGGATTTCCAACCGAACACCATGTCCTACGCTGAAGACCCTTACATCTTCTCCACCGACACTCTGCCCAGTGACCGccgcttcctccctcctctagCCAACGGGCTGCTGGGATGGAGGGTGTACGACAATATCATGCACATGGGGGGGGTGTATAACGGGGAGGGTGGACGTTGCCACCGTGCAGATGTCCCCTGTCCTCTCAACGTGGAGGTTGAGATGGACGGACCAGCCCAGCACACCTACTGCCTGGACACCCACACAG GCATTTTTACCCACAGCCTGAGCTCGGCAAGAGCAAAGGTATCACAGTCTCTGTATTCGCACCGATACTACACCAACCTGATGGTGATGGAGATTCTGTTGGTGCGGGAGGGGACCTCGGAGGAGCCAATCACCGTGAATCTGGTCAGTTCATTCACACCTCAAAGCAAAGACATTGTCTTTGACTCTTGTCCGGATTACAAAGGAGGAAG TCACATCCAAGGAAAGGTGGCCACTGCCGAGTTCCCAGGAGGTTCCTGTCCAACGGTGCACCTCATCTGGACCCCTAAACCCCCCACTCTGACGCTGCTTCCAGAACAGCGTCAGGCTCGTTGGGCCTTCATCCTGGTTGCGGCCAACAGTTTAGAaacagctgaggccaattatgaCAAGGGCCTGGATCTGATAGCCACTGGGGACCTGCGCCCATCTCACGAGAAGGCTTGGAAGGAACTGTGGCTGGAGAGCACGGCGGAGGTGGTGGGGTCAGAGACCCTCTGCAAGGCTCTGATAGGCTGCATGTTTTACCTCCTAAGCGCCTTCCCGTCCATACATGACACCTCCAGCTCTTTTGGTGGAGTCAGTCCAGGCGGACTGTCTAATGGTGGGGATGGGCAGGACTACTGGGGGCACATCTTCTGGGACCAG GATATTTGGATGTATCCCGGCATAGCCCTCTTCTATCCCAAGCTAGCCCGATCCGTGCTGGAGTACCGGGTGGGGACTATAGAAGGGGCAAAAGACAATGCCCAAAAGCAGGGCTTTAAG GGACTGAAGTTCCCGTGGGAGAGTGCTGTGTCTGGGAGGGAGGTGTGTCCAGAGGACATTTATGGACAACAAGAGATTCACATAAATGGAGATGTCACCCTGGCCTTCCAACACTATCTCTACCTCACTGAG GATGTGTCCATGTTTGCAGAGGGCCGGGGCAGCGAGGTGATCTACGGTGTGGCAGATTACTGGGTTTCTAGAGCGTCGTGGAACCCTGAGGACAAGAAGTATCATCTCCTAG gTGTCATGCCACCTGATGAGTATTACTACAATGTCGACAACTCtgtgtacacaaacacagtggCCAAATTCAG TCTCCAGTTCGCTGTAGATTTGGCCGACCTCCTCCAACATCCGGCACCTGAAGAATGGCAAGAAGTGGCCCAAAACCTCAAAATACCTTTTGAGGAAGAAACCCAGTACCATCCTGAGTTCGATGGCTATGTCAAAGGTCATCCAGTGAAACAGGCCGACACGGTGATGTTGGGTTATCCTCTTGGACTGCCGATGACCCCAGAGATCAGGAGAAATGACCTTGAAGCGTATGAACCAGTGACGGACCCTAATGGTCCGGCCATGACCTGG GGAATGTTTGCAATCGGCTGGCTGGAGCTGGGGGAGGCTGAGAAAGCTCAACATTTACTTGACAAGTGCTACAAAAACATCCAGGGACCGTTCCAG GTATGGAGTGAATCATCTGATGGCTCTGGTGCAGTCAACTTTCTCACGGGAATGGGAGGATTCCTGCAAGCTGTGCTGTTCGGCTATACAGGCTTTAG AGTGCAGAAGGAATGCTTGGCCTTTTCCCCACTTCTTCCAGAGGGCATTTCTGAGCTGTGCATTCGTGGCGTGAACTACCTGGGCTCTCAGATGGACTGGCTGCTGAGGAAAGATGAAGTTTGCATCGTGCTGAGGGAAAAGGCCAGCACTAAGTCATGTGATCTGCAGCTTGTTCTCAAGGCATCGGGAACTAAAATCCCTCTCACACCAG GGAAGGCGGTAACCTTTCCTCGAGAGTCCGGGTGTGTTTGTAAACTGGCTTCGGCGTATTCCTGTTGGCCTCTCTGA